In Aureibaculum algae, the following are encoded in one genomic region:
- the pxpA gene encoding 5-oxoprolinase subunit PxpA yields MNLFTLDINCDVGEGIGNEMELMPMISSCSIACGGHAGDSATIKEVIRLALLHRVHIGAHPSYPDKANFGRKVMEIPFEKLQQSLEDQINAVHVELRKSVATMNHVKAHGALYNKAAVDTETAQCLINAVKNTTRDVWLYAPYGSILAEMALDQGLKVRYEAFIDRNYNADLTLVSRSEPNAVILDAKKVLKHLLRMVTKRKVKTIDGKMVKIKAKTYCIHGDNSNALRILKYLSKKLPNFGIKIG; encoded by the coding sequence ATGAATCTATTTACGTTAGACATAAATTGCGACGTAGGCGAGGGAATAGGTAATGAAATGGAGCTTATGCCAATGATTAGTAGTTGTAGCATTGCTTGTGGCGGCCACGCCGGAGATAGTGCTACGATAAAAGAGGTAATACGTTTGGCCTTATTACATCGTGTACATATTGGTGCACACCCTTCCTATCCTGATAAAGCGAATTTTGGACGAAAAGTGATGGAGATTCCTTTTGAGAAATTGCAACAGAGTCTTGAAGATCAGATAAATGCTGTTCATGTCGAGTTGAGAAAATCAGTAGCGACAATGAATCACGTGAAAGCTCATGGAGCGTTGTATAACAAAGCTGCTGTTGACACTGAAACTGCTCAATGCCTTATTAATGCAGTTAAGAACACGACCAGAGATGTTTGGCTTTATGCTCCCTACGGCTCTATTTTGGCAGAAATGGCACTAGATCAGGGGTTGAAAGTGCGTTATGAGGCGTTTATCGATAGAAATTATAATGCAGATTTAACCTTAGTTTCACGCTCTGAACCTAATGCCGTGATTCTTGACGCTAAAAAAGTACTCAAACATTTGTTAAGAATGGTTACTAAGCGAAAGGTGAAAACTATTGATGGAAAAATGGTGAAAATTAAAGCCAAAACTTATTGTATTCATGGTGATAATAGTAATGCTCTTCGTATACTAAAATACCTCTCAAAAAAATTACCTAACTTCGGGATTAAAATTGGTTAA
- a CDS encoding Nramp family divalent metal transporter, which translates to MIKNWFKNIGPGPLVAAAFIGPGTVTLCTIAGVHFGFALLWAMVLSIIATVTLQEMSARLCIITQKGLSEVIRTEIKNPIFRKIIIILVLSAIVIGNAAYEAGNISGSVLGLETVMKNHSLEIGSLRLNVFSLVIGLVGFLLLYVGNYKLLEKVLIALVTVMSIAFLITAILTKPDLSEIIKGIFIPKTPKGSLLTIVGLIGTTVVPYNLFLHASLVKEKWGRQSDLKYARKDTVIAVVLGGLVSMCIIISAAAIQHQEVNSAADLALGLEPLFGSYAKYFLAIGLFAAGITSTITAALAAAYVATGCLGWKTELKSAKFRAVWMFILFLGVLLSSLGIKPIEIIKFAQAANGMLLPVIAGFLLWIMNKKSVLGDFKNTKIQNGVGLIILAVTIFLGLKSIFKVFELI; encoded by the coding sequence TTGATTAAAAATTGGTTTAAAAATATAGGTCCAGGTCCTTTAGTTGCTGCAGCTTTTATTGGTCCGGGTACGGTAACCTTGTGTACAATTGCTGGGGTTCATTTTGGGTTTGCATTGCTTTGGGCAATGGTCTTGTCTATCATTGCTACGGTTACCTTGCAAGAAATGTCTGCCAGATTGTGCATTATCACTCAAAAAGGGCTTTCTGAAGTCATAAGAACTGAAATTAAAAACCCAATCTTTCGAAAAATTATTATCATCCTGGTCTTATCTGCTATCGTTATTGGCAATGCGGCTTATGAGGCGGGTAATATTAGTGGTAGTGTCTTGGGTTTGGAGACTGTCATGAAAAATCATAGCCTAGAAATAGGTAGTTTACGTCTTAATGTTTTTAGTCTTGTTATTGGTCTTGTGGGCTTTTTGTTGCTGTATGTTGGTAACTATAAATTACTTGAAAAGGTATTGATAGCCTTAGTAACTGTGATGAGTATTGCTTTTTTAATTACCGCTATCTTAACGAAGCCAGACTTGTCAGAAATAATAAAAGGAATATTCATACCAAAAACACCAAAGGGTAGTCTATTGACTATTGTAGGGTTAATAGGGACCACTGTAGTGCCTTATAATCTTTTTCTGCATGCAAGTTTGGTAAAAGAGAAATGGGGTCGGCAAAGCGATTTAAAATACGCCAGAAAAGATACAGTCATTGCTGTGGTCTTGGGTGGCTTGGTTTCTATGTGTATCATCATTTCCGCAGCGGCTATACAGCATCAAGAAGTGAATAGTGCAGCCGACTTGGCATTAGGTCTAGAGCCTTTGTTTGGCAGCTATGCAAAATACTTTTTAGCCATTGGTCTGTTTGCGGCAGGTATCACAAGTACAATTACAGCGGCATTAGCTGCTGCTTACGTTGCAACAGGGTGTTTAGGTTGGAAAACGGAACTGAAATCTGCTAAATTCCGAGCCGTATGGATGTTTATTTTGTTTTTAGGAGTGTTGTTGTCTTCGTTGGGGATAAAACCAATCGAAATCATCAAATTTGCTCAAGCGGCAAACGGAATGTTATTGCCTGTAATTGCTGGATTTTTACTGTGGATAATGAATAAAAAGTCAGTGTTGGGTGACTTTAAGAATACGAAAATTCAAAATGGCGTTGGCTTAATAATTTTAGCCGTAACCATTTTTCTGGGATTAAAGAGTATCTTTAAGGTGTTTGAATTGATATAA
- a CDS encoding DUF2891 domain-containing protein yields the protein MRYFYALLCLLLIVSCKKSDSKTQEQSPEKQIVVAPVPQLTLKEANHLASLPIGCIEVEYPNKLNQTIGDATDLQTPSALHPAFYGCFDWHSSVHGHWSLVSLLKQFPTLDNAGKIKEKLLNNISKQNILKEVAYFEGKHNTSYERTYGWAWLLKLAEEIHTWDDETARTLELNLQPLTDLIVQKYIEFLPKLMYPIRVGEHANTAFGLSFAYDYATTLKNMELAALIEKRANDFYFKDADCPISWEPGGFDFLSPCLEEAALMKRVLPQVEFKKWMATFLPQLSNKNFTLAVGEVSDRSDGKLVHLDGVNFSRAWSLNKIAESIPEYKHLQNIANQHINNSLPNIVGDSYEGGHWLGSFAIYALNSMPVD from the coding sequence ATGAGGTACTTTTATGCATTATTGTGTTTGTTGTTGATTGTAAGTTGTAAAAAATCGGACTCTAAAACACAAGAACAGTCTCCCGAAAAACAAATAGTTGTTGCCCCTGTGCCTCAACTTACCTTAAAAGAAGCGAATCATTTAGCGTCCCTACCCATAGGTTGTATTGAGGTTGAATATCCTAATAAATTAAATCAAACCATTGGTGATGCAACTGATTTGCAAACGCCTTCTGCCTTACATCCTGCGTTTTATGGTTGTTTCGATTGGCATTCATCAGTGCATGGACATTGGAGTTTGGTAAGTTTACTAAAACAATTTCCAACATTAGATAACGCTGGTAAAATCAAGGAAAAACTACTCAATAACATTTCTAAACAGAACATTTTAAAAGAAGTGGCCTATTTTGAGGGAAAGCATAATACATCGTATGAACGGACGTATGGATGGGCTTGGCTCTTGAAGCTAGCGGAGGAAATTCATACTTGGGATGATGAAACAGCCAGAACGCTAGAGTTGAATTTACAGCCGTTAACAGACTTAATCGTTCAGAAATACATCGAATTTTTACCGAAATTAATGTATCCTATTCGTGTTGGAGAGCATGCAAATACAGCATTCGGACTTTCATTTGCTTATGATTATGCTACAACATTGAAAAATATGGAGTTGGCAGCGTTAATTGAAAAACGTGCTAACGATTTTTATTTTAAGGATGCAGATTGTCCTATTTCTTGGGAGCCAGGTGGTTTTGATTTTTTGTCTCCATGTTTAGAAGAAGCGGCCTTAATGAAACGGGTTTTACCTCAAGTTGAATTTAAGAAGTGGATGGCAACATTCCTTCCTCAATTATCTAATAAAAACTTTACACTAGCCGTTGGTGAAGTTTCTGATAGAAGCGATGGAAAGCTGGTGCATTTAGACGGTGTTAACTTTTCTAGAGCTTGGAGTTTGAATAAAATAGCTGAAAGTATACCTGAATATAAACATCTTCAAAATATTGCTAATCAACATATTAATAATTCTTTACCAAATATTGTTGGAGATAGTTATGAGGGCGGACATTGGCTGGGTAGCTTTGCAATTTATGCTTTAAATTCTATGCCGGTTGATTAA
- a CDS encoding DUF6438 domain-containing protein: MKNLYLLLMLSVVISVNAQSKASNKILTETEWINKDLDYIRFDNDAVIYNFDNTKQEVQFDLENKSLSFKMNYRLAGDFKTEEFKFKIKEINKNRLVIVPVNSQSNESYNKLDASALAKDKQYVFYNRGKLLSKVNFKTLTFHSSTCFGTCPSMSVQINIDGTVFYHGKNYAEPQGNFIGKLTKQDIYELKKILNRSQLSTIDKDWKQKSKRNDTPRYTYIVDLFDGEKIEINTNDQHPVLDKLSDFLLNIDKKVELESASESHDFEKSKLSLYKISQ; encoded by the coding sequence ATGAAAAATTTATATTTATTACTGATGTTATCGGTGGTAATTTCAGTAAATGCCCAATCAAAGGCAAGTAATAAAATATTAACAGAGACCGAATGGATCAATAAGGATTTAGATTATATCCGCTTTGACAATGATGCTGTTATATATAATTTTGACAATACAAAACAAGAAGTTCAATTTGATCTAGAAAATAAGAGTTTGTCGTTCAAAATGAATTATAGATTGGCTGGGGATTTTAAAACGGAAGAATTTAAGTTCAAAATTAAAGAAATCAATAAGAATAGATTGGTTATTGTTCCTGTTAACTCTCAGAGTAATGAAAGTTATAACAAATTAGATGCAAGTGCTTTAGCAAAAGACAAGCAATATGTATTTTATAATAGAGGTAAGTTGTTGTCTAAGGTTAATTTTAAGACCTTAACTTTTCATTCTTCTACCTGTTTTGGTACCTGTCCTTCAATGTCAGTTCAAATTAATATCGACGGTACTGTGTTTTATCACGGTAAAAATTATGCAGAACCTCAAGGTAATTTTATCGGAAAGTTGACCAAACAGGACATTTATGAATTGAAGAAGATTCTAAATAGAAGTCAGTTGTCAACCATAGATAAGGATTGGAAACAAAAGTCTAAACGTAATGATACGCCTAGATATACGTATATTGTTGATTTGTTTGATGGAGAGAAGATAGAAATTAATACGAATGATCAGCATCCTGTGTTGGATAAGCTTTCAGACTTTTTATTAAATATTGACAAAAAAGTTGAGTTAGAATCAGCAAGCGAGAGTCATGATTTTGAAAAATCAAAATTGAGTTTATATAAGATTTCTCAATAG
- a CDS encoding YifB family Mg chelatase-like AAA ATPase: protein MLTKVYGSAVFGVEATTITVEVNIDKGIGYHLVGLPDNAVKESNFRIAAALQNNGYSIPGKKITINMAPADMRKEGSAYDLTLAVGILKASSQIKGDTISDYLIMGELSLDGSLQPIRGVLPIAIKAKEEGYKGFILPKQNAKEAAIVEGLEVYGVENIKEVIDFFEGNSTLEATIVDTKKEFEDNLEHPEFDFSDVKGQESIKRCMEIAASGGHNIILIGPPGSGKTMLAKRLPSILPPMTLHEALETTKIHSVVGRVQANSGLMGQRPFRSPHHTISDVALVGGGAYPQPGEISLSHNGVLFLDELPEFKRTVLEVMRQPLEDREVTISRAKFTVTYPSSFMLVASMNPSPSGYFNDTPGHVTSSPTEMQRYLSKVSGPLLDRIDIHIEVQPVPFEKLSEERKGESSKVIRERVTMARQLQTKRFEGNQKVHYNAQMNVKQIRKYCKLDAASTSLLKTAMERLNLSARAYDRILKVARTVADLDNSETVKPDHISEAIQYRSLDREGWLG from the coding sequence ATGTTAACTAAAGTCTATGGCAGTGCTGTTTTTGGTGTAGAAGCGACCACAATTACCGTTGAGGTAAATATTGATAAGGGTATCGGTTATCATTTGGTCGGTTTGCCTGATAATGCGGTAAAAGAGAGTAATTTTAGAATTGCTGCTGCTCTACAAAACAATGGCTATAGCATTCCGGGTAAAAAGATCACCATTAATATGGCTCCTGCCGATATGCGTAAAGAAGGTTCTGCGTATGATTTAACCTTAGCGGTTGGTATATTAAAAGCTTCCTCACAAATTAAAGGTGATACCATTTCAGACTATCTGATTATGGGTGAACTCTCCTTAGACGGAAGTTTACAGCCTATACGTGGCGTACTGCCAATCGCAATTAAAGCTAAAGAAGAAGGGTATAAAGGTTTTATTTTACCAAAACAGAATGCAAAAGAAGCTGCAATTGTAGAAGGGTTAGAGGTGTATGGTGTCGAAAACATAAAAGAGGTTATTGATTTTTTTGAAGGGAATTCTACCTTAGAAGCTACTATTGTTGATACTAAAAAAGAATTTGAAGATAATTTAGAACATCCTGAATTTGACTTTTCAGATGTAAAAGGACAGGAATCTATTAAAAGATGTATGGAAATTGCCGCCTCTGGTGGTCATAACATTATATTAATTGGTCCTCCAGGTTCTGGAAAAACCATGTTAGCCAAGCGGTTACCGAGTATTTTACCACCAATGACCTTGCATGAGGCGTTAGAAACTACCAAAATACATTCTGTAGTAGGTAGGGTTCAGGCAAATTCAGGGTTAATGGGGCAACGTCCGTTTCGTTCGCCGCATCATACAATAAGTGATGTCGCATTGGTTGGAGGTGGAGCATATCCGCAACCGGGAGAAATATCATTGTCTCACAATGGTGTGTTATTTTTAGATGAATTACCAGAATTTAAACGCACGGTTTTAGAGGTAATGCGACAGCCATTAGAGGATCGAGAAGTTACTATTTCACGTGCAAAATTTACAGTTACCTACCCCAGTAGTTTTATGTTGGTGGCGAGTATGAATCCAAGTCCAAGTGGATATTTTAACGACACTCCAGGACATGTAACTTCTTCTCCCACAGAGATGCAGAGGTACTTAAGTAAAGTATCAGGTCCATTGTTAGATCGGATAGATATTCACATAGAAGTACAGCCTGTGCCTTTCGAAAAGCTTTCTGAAGAGCGAAAAGGAGAGTCTAGTAAAGTCATTAGAGAGCGGGTTACCATGGCACGACAATTGCAGACTAAAAGGTTTGAAGGCAATCAGAAAGTGCACTATAACGCACAGATGAATGTGAAGCAAATTCGAAAATATTGTAAGTTAGATGCAGCTTCAACGTCTTTATTAAAAACGGCGATGGAGCGTTTAAATCTATCTGCCAGAGCTTATGACAGAATATTGAAAGTAGCAAGAACCGTTGCTGATTTAGATAATTCTGAAACCGTAAAGCCTGATCATATCTCAGAAGCCATTCAATATAGAAGTTTGGATAGAGAAGGATGGTTAGGATAA
- a CDS encoding lysophospholipid acyltransferase family protein: protein MTITKEIATIFETIAPYNQQQIDAALQWLTTNTKFKNGVRYIYPDWSDEEIVYKLNKCNNCADFQVNFIEPMIRSLIENSINNLHITGLEDVAKAGNNLYISNHRDIFLDSGLLQYTLYHRGYPFTEISLGDNLIVNSVMERVAKLNNMYTVFRTGTRVELLQNAKNLSAYLRYSIAHKKVSSWIAQGNGRTKDGNDKTFPGLVRMLLMSGGTNLKQSLKDLHIVISSVSYEYEPCAVEKAVELQTKDELGGYKKAKFENINSIIKGVEEYKGDVSLHFEKLNEENIDFSGDLKTTVRAIADEMDRLVYKNYKLFKTNYIAYDILHKTNLFVDFYTRENLNEFKEYMQSQSNDLDIQERLLKMYANPVINKQRNVN from the coding sequence ATGACAATAACCAAAGAAATTGCTACTATATTTGAAACCATTGCACCTTACAATCAACAGCAAATTGATGCAGCCTTGCAATGGCTAACTACCAATACTAAATTTAAAAACGGCGTACGTTATATTTATCCTGATTGGTCAGATGAGGAGATTGTATATAAACTTAATAAATGTAACAATTGTGCCGATTTTCAAGTCAACTTTATAGAACCTATGATTCGTTCGTTGATTGAAAATTCTATTAATAATTTACACATCACAGGCCTTGAAGACGTAGCGAAAGCAGGGAATAACCTATACATTTCTAACCATCGCGATATCTTTTTAGATTCAGGTTTGTTACAATATACTTTATATCATAGAGGATATCCATTTACTGAAATTTCTTTAGGCGATAACCTTATTGTAAACTCGGTAATGGAACGTGTGGCAAAATTGAACAATATGTATACTGTTTTTAGAACCGGTACACGTGTAGAATTGTTGCAAAATGCCAAGAATTTATCTGCCTATTTACGGTATTCTATTGCTCATAAAAAGGTTTCTTCATGGATAGCTCAGGGTAATGGACGAACGAAAGATGGTAATGATAAAACCTTTCCTGGGTTGGTGCGAATGTTGCTAATGAGTGGAGGCACTAATTTGAAGCAATCTTTAAAAGACTTGCATATTGTAATTTCTTCTGTATCTTACGAATATGAGCCTTGTGCGGTTGAAAAAGCAGTGGAGTTGCAAACGAAAGATGAGTTAGGAGGATATAAAAAGGCGAAATTTGAAAATATCAATAGCATCATTAAAGGTGTTGAGGAGTATAAAGGCGATGTGAGTTTACATTTTGAAAAGTTAAATGAAGAAAATATTGATTTTTCAGGCGATTTAAAAACAACGGTTAGGGCCATTGCAGATGAAATGGATAGATTGGTATATAAAAACTACAAGTTATTTAAAACGAATTACATAGCTTATGATATATTGCATAAAACCAATCTCTTTGTCGATTTTTACACACGTGAAAATTTAAATGAGTTTAAAGAATACATGCAATCGCAAAGTAATGACCTTGATATTCAAGAGCGTTTACTGAAGATGTATGCAAATCCCGTTATAAACAAACAACGAAATGTTAACTAA
- a CDS encoding phenylacetate--CoA ligase family protein yields MYCMTPTIETKSTAEIQHFQEEKLQILLTYLQANSKYYKKVFASQNIAISSIKTLSDLAKIPVTTKDDLQLHNDDFLCVPKNDIVDYVTTSGTMGNPVTFALTDADLDRLAYNEAISFACAGVTKNDTVQLMTTMDRRFVAGLAYFLGVRKLGASIIRVGAGIPELQWDSILKFNPKYLIAVPSFLLKLIAYAEANKIDYNASSVKGVICIGESLRNEDFSLNLLANKITSKWKIDLFSTYASTEMSTAFTECEAKQGGHHHPELIITEILDDDNNPVKEGEYGELTITTLGVEAMPLLRFKTGDIVREHREPCACGRNTMRLSPVMGRKKQMVKYKGTTLYPPALYDLLNDFDAIENYIIEISHNDIGTDEILIKIGTESPSHELLDRIKDHCRAKLRVLPTLEIHDIESINALKFPKMSRKPILFIDKR; encoded by the coding sequence ATGTATTGCATGACGCCAACTATTGAAACTAAATCTACCGCTGAAATTCAACATTTTCAGGAAGAGAAATTACAGATCTTATTAACGTATCTTCAAGCAAATTCTAAGTACTATAAAAAAGTATTTGCCTCTCAAAATATAGCTATTTCTAGCATTAAAACACTGTCAGATTTAGCTAAAATTCCGGTAACTACCAAAGACGATTTACAGCTTCATAACGATGATTTTTTATGTGTGCCTAAAAACGATATTGTAGATTATGTTACAACTTCAGGTACCATGGGTAACCCCGTTACCTTCGCGTTGACTGATGCTGATTTAGATAGATTGGCCTATAACGAAGCCATTTCTTTTGCCTGTGCAGGTGTTACTAAAAATGACACTGTGCAGCTAATGACAACGATGGACAGGCGATTTGTGGCAGGTTTGGCGTATTTTTTAGGAGTCAGAAAACTAGGAGCAAGTATTATTAGGGTAGGAGCGGGTATACCTGAATTACAATGGGATTCTATTTTAAAATTTAACCCTAAGTATTTAATTGCTGTACCTTCTTTTTTATTAAAACTGATTGCTTATGCCGAGGCCAACAAGATAGATTACAATGCGTCTAGCGTAAAAGGAGTAATCTGTATTGGAGAGTCATTGCGTAACGAAGATTTTTCATTGAACCTGTTGGCAAATAAAATAACTTCAAAGTGGAAAATTGACTTATTTTCTACCTATGCGTCCACGGAAATGAGTACGGCTTTTACGGAATGCGAAGCTAAACAAGGCGGGCATCATCATCCTGAACTTATCATTACCGAAATATTAGATGACGATAACAATCCTGTAAAAGAAGGGGAATATGGCGAATTAACCATTACTACCTTGGGTGTTGAAGCGATGCCATTGTTGCGTTTTAAAACGGGAGATATTGTTAGAGAGCATCGAGAACCTTGTGCTTGTGGTAGAAATACAATGCGTTTGAGTCCTGTTATGGGAAGAAAAAAACAAATGGTAAAATATAAGGGTACTACGCTATACCCACCTGCCTTATATGACTTATTAAATGATTTTGATGCCATTGAAAATTACATCATAGAAATTTCTCATAATGACATTGGTACGGATGAGATCTTGATAAAAATTGGAACAGAATCACCTTCTCACGAATTATTAGACCGTATTAAAGACCATTGCCGTGCCAAGTTAAGAGTATTGCCAACGTTAGAAATACATGATATTGAGTCTATTAATGCCTTGAAATTCCCTAAAATGAGCAGAAAACCCATTTTGTTTATTGATAAAAGATAA
- the pdxR gene encoding MocR-like pyridoxine biosynthesis transcription factor PdxR, producing MFPYKTSIQFDRNSNQALYLQLSNQIIQFIKNQTLAPTTKLPGSRTLAAQLHVHRKTIVACYEELLLQGWVESIPKKGTFVHRNLPVLNQQKLDDTVLSDLKMDTGFSFYKNNISPKSLAKRKEEFLYFDDGVSDARLTPMDEIARTYRRISSKKNVFEHLSYGSTYGNDTLREVLVTYLNATRGLHISKENVLITRGSQMGIWLSSQLLLQKDDVVVVGNTNYLSADITFLNQQATLERVLVDKNGMQTDVIEKLCKQKQIKAVYVTSHHHHPTTVTLSAKRRIHLLNLAKHYNFAIIEDDYDYDFNYNHAPILPLASHDTNGNVIYIGSVCKTVAPVFRIGYLIASKEFVDEASKLRGVVDRQGDALLELTFADFIKSGDLDRHIRKVMKIYQQRRNLFCKLLKDELGSCIEFDTPIGGMAVWAKLNSKYSWATVAEVAKKYNLEIGNWQRYDSAKLGHNCIRIGFASYNEAEIQELIHRFKKTMEETMEMYRCPQLF from the coding sequence ATGTTTCCGTACAAAACCAGTATTCAATTTGATAGAAATAGCAATCAGGCGTTGTATTTACAACTGTCTAATCAAATTATTCAGTTTATAAAAAATCAAACCTTGGCACCTACCACGAAGCTTCCTGGTAGTAGAACCTTGGCGGCACAGCTCCATGTGCATCGGAAAACAATTGTTGCTTGTTATGAAGAGTTGTTGCTTCAGGGGTGGGTAGAAAGTATTCCTAAAAAAGGAACTTTTGTACATCGTAATTTACCAGTACTAAATCAGCAAAAATTAGATGATACTGTCCTTTCTGATTTAAAAATGGATACGGGATTTTCTTTTTATAAGAATAATATCTCACCTAAAAGCCTTGCCAAAAGGAAGGAAGAATTTTTGTATTTTGATGATGGTGTTTCAGATGCGAGATTAACGCCCATGGATGAAATTGCAAGAACCTATCGACGGATTTCTTCTAAAAAAAACGTTTTTGAACACTTATCTTACGGCTCTACATATGGAAATGATACGTTGCGAGAAGTTTTGGTGACTTATTTAAATGCTACCAGAGGTTTGCATATCTCTAAAGAAAATGTATTGATAACGCGTGGTAGCCAAATGGGAATTTGGTTATCTTCACAGTTGTTACTTCAAAAAGATGATGTGGTGGTGGTTGGAAACACCAATTATTTGTCGGCAGATATTACTTTTTTAAATCAACAAGCTACCCTAGAGCGTGTTTTGGTAGATAAAAACGGAATGCAAACTGATGTCATTGAAAAGCTCTGTAAACAAAAACAAATAAAGGCGGTATATGTAACTTCTCATCATCATCACCCAACAACCGTAACGCTTTCAGCCAAAAGGAGAATTCACCTTTTAAACCTTGCAAAGCACTATAATTTTGCAATAATTGAAGATGATTATGATTACGATTTTAATTACAATCACGCTCCAATTTTACCATTAGCGAGTCACGATACCAACGGAAACGTAATATACATTGGTTCGGTTTGTAAAACAGTAGCTCCCGTTTTTAGAATTGGTTATTTAATTGCTTCAAAAGAATTTGTTGATGAAGCTTCGAAATTAAGAGGTGTTGTAGACAGGCAAGGGGATGCCTTACTAGAATTAACATTTGCTGATTTTATAAAGTCGGGCGATTTAGATCGGCATATTCGTAAGGTGATGAAAATTTATCAGCAACGACGCAATTTGTTTTGTAAATTATTAAAAGATGAATTGGGCAGTTGTATTGAGTTTGATACGCCCATAGGAGGGATGGCAGTTTGGGCCAAGTTGAATTCAAAATATTCATGGGCAACTGTTGCTGAAGTTGCCAAAAAGTACAACTTAGAAATTGGCAATTGGCAACGATATGATAGTGCTAAGTTAGGTCACAATTGTATCCGTATAGGTTTTGCATCGTATAATGAGGCAGAAATTCAGGAATTGATACACCGATTTAAGAAAACAATGGAAGAAACCATGGAAATGTATCGTTGTCCTCAACTTTTTTGA
- a CDS encoding GNAT family N-acetyltransferase, with amino-acid sequence MIHLEKFNQSDYNRLINWITSEEQMVLFSGQIFDYPITNSQLDRYLDCTDRLVYKAIQTDTNEVIGHAELNAINVRSSSARICRVLIGDKNARNKGIGSLIIKELVRIGFTELKLHRIDLGVHDFNTQALKCYEKCGFKIEGLLKDNMKFGTEFWSSYNMSLLNNKI; translated from the coding sequence ATGATTCATCTCGAAAAATTTAATCAATCAGATTATAACAGGTTAATCAACTGGATTACTTCAGAAGAGCAAATGGTACTTTTTAGTGGACAAATATTCGATTACCCCATTACCAACAGTCAACTTGATAGGTATCTTGACTGTACCGATAGGTTGGTATATAAAGCAATTCAAACGGACACCAATGAAGTTATTGGTCATGCCGAATTAAATGCTATCAATGTAAGAAGTAGCAGTGCACGAATTTGTCGGGTTTTAATTGGCGATAAAAACGCTAGAAACAAAGGTATTGGAAGTTTAATTATCAAGGAATTGGTACGTATCGGTTTTACAGAACTCAAACTGCACCGCATAGATTTAGGGGTACATGATTTTAATACCCAAGCCTTAAAATGTTATGAAAAATGCGGATTTAAAATAGAAGGTTTACTCAAAGATAATATGAAATTTGGCACTGAATTTTGGTCATCATACAATATGAGTTTACTCAACAACAAAATATAA
- a CDS encoding DUF1272 domain-containing protein: MLEIRPNCEHCNKDLPNTATDAMICSFECTYCKTCALEIFENVCPSCSGNFVERPIRPQQEIRQHPASNERIFKPKELEKAKINTEKFKNLSPEKR; the protein is encoded by the coding sequence TTGTTAGAAATAAGACCCAATTGCGAACATTGCAACAAAGATTTACCAAACACAGCCACAGATGCCATGATTTGCTCTTTTGAATGTACATATTGCAAAACATGTGCACTTGAAATTTTCGAAAATGTATGTCCTAGTTGTTCCGGTAATTTTGTGGAACGCCCTATTAGGCCACAACAAGAAATAAGGCAACACCCTGCTTCAAATGAACGTATTTTTAAACCAAAAGAGTTGGAAAAAGCAAAAATAAATACTGAAAAATTTAAAAACCTATCCCCAGAAAAAAGATAA